One window of the Lytechinus variegatus isolate NC3 chromosome 3, Lvar_3.0, whole genome shotgun sequence genome contains the following:
- the LOC121412063 gene encoding uncharacterized protein LOC121412063 produces MFSSYFRMLKVVLLSSWIGLLLGGFEPIKAQTNGNWCPMPISGVQCKSIVKNGTTIQLVHKLVPLEAIEKMAYPAGVNVTWRCTEPACLSSPCKYGNCTEVDDGFECECPKGFGGARCEIYPPRNCAELKARDDITEDGTYVIDPDGEFRDRSLPVEMECLMTEGVTSVPHDITAQESTPYGMGVGEFVRNVTYPFDSDTILALIQVLFLIILSISFMS; encoded by the exons ATGTTTTCCAGCTACTTTAGAATGTTGAAAGTGGTTTTGTTATCGTCATGGATTGGACTACTATTGGGAG GCTTTGAGCCGATCAAAGCCCAGACAAACGGCAATTGGTGCCCGATGCCAATTTCTGGAGTTCAGTGCAAGTCTATAGTAAAGAATGGAACGACTATCCAACTCGTCCATAAACTCGTCCCTCTTGAAGCCATCGAGAAGATGGCGTATCCAGCAGGTGTAAATGTGACTTGGAGGTGTACTGAACCCG CCTGCTTGTCTTCTCCATGCAAGTATGGAAATTGTACAGAGGTCGACGATGGCTTTGAATGTGAATGCCCGAAAGGATTTGGTGGGGCCCgatgtgaaatat ATCCACCACGGAATTGTGCAGAACTAAAAGCTCGTGACGACATTACTGAAGATGGTACTTACGTCATTGACCCGGATGGAGAATTCCGTGACAGGTCGTTACCGGTTGAGATGGAGTGCCTCATGACAGAAG GTGTTACATCAGTACCACATGACATCACTGCCCAAGAGTCCACACCATACGGGATGGGAGTTGGGGAGTTTGTGCGCAATGTTACGTACCCGTTCGACTCGGACACTATTCTTGCTCTCATTCAGGTACTCTTTCTTATAATCTTGTCGATCTCATTCATGTCATAA